A genomic segment from Nematostella vectensis chromosome 6, jaNemVect1.1, whole genome shotgun sequence encodes:
- the LOC5521383 gene encoding RING finger protein 145 produces the protein MEGKWLKESAERFLNVLARIPFFYSLEIVYTYTTETKNSTFLGFFGYVFGLIGLFADYELLLSFYGWLFQAAVTYAIYSLVGEVHYSEKDQAITSSPGLFNYLDNVVNDNHFYGQIIVATGLMFTSQVKWADLGITRMVCLMLVIPFGVDLLVRPLPKQLQFVPYICYVFIFLYSSYLVYKGIELAIRCLQSTKEASNNFWRMAETLGWIPLFRLHWNRVEMSRVMVFLWWIKFALRVSMQKQINWFWFFASFGESCTTLPNLLAASIVVSEISRSILYHTQLCLKAQPYQINETLHGFGVNEGIAFFILNLQIGLVQGGSKEHSLVSCLVMFVTLSLLIQDAFDITEPILGMLGVTYAGKFTMAHCRALLVSLTILILPCYLVYVICSTFAAGTWLFVIISNSLVTVVQLIGALSIYGLFVLNVHKERSWENLDDYVYYINAVSKVFEFLVALGVVAYSTWSTVTRDWSLVGTGIICIHAYFNVYSRALEGWNNFLCRLSAVRKVKSLQSATEEQLRLHNDICPICYEDMKSAKVTKCLHFFHGKCLKKWLYVKNKCPLCHTDITPSD, from the exons ATGGAAGGCAAATGGCTAAAGGAGTCCGCAGAGAGATTTTTGAATGTTCTAGCACGGATACCCTTCTTTTATTCACTGGAAATTGTTTATACTTATACAACTGAGACCAAGAATTCCACGTTTCTCGGATTTTTTG GTTATGTGTTTGGTTTGATAGGACTATTTGCTGATTACGAGTTACTCCTCTCCTTCTATGGCTGGCTGTTCCAAGCTGCCGTCACCTATGCTATATACAGCCTTGTTGGTGAAGTGCATTACTCTGAGAAAGACCAAGCGATTACTAGTAGTCCTGGTCTTTTTAACTACCTTGACAATGTGGTAAATGATAACCACTTCTATGGGCAGATCATCGTTGCAACAGGGCTCATGTTTACATCACAAGTAAAATGGGCAGATCTCGGAATTACAAGAATGGTGTGTCTGATGTTGGTTATTCCCTTTGGAGTTGACCTCCTTGTTAGACCACTTCCTAAACAACTACAATTTGTCCCATATATTTGCTATGTGTTTATCTTCTTGTACTCCTCCTATCTGGTTTACAAAGGCATTGAACTAGCTATAAGATGTCTTCAAAGTACTAAAGAAGCCAGCAATAATTTTTGGAGAATGGCAGAAACTTTAGGCTGGATACCGCTTTTTCGCTTACACTGGAACAGAGTTGAAATGTCACGTGTTATGGTGTTTCTATGGTGGATCAAGTTTGCACTGAGAGTTTCTATGCAAAAGCAGATAAACTGGTTCTGGTTCTTTGCAAGCTTTGGAGAATCCTGCACTACTTTGCCAAACCTACTAGCTGCAAGTATAGTTGTCTCCGAGATTTCTCGCAGTATACTTTACCACACCCAGCTTTGCTTAAAAGCCCAGCCATACCAAATCAATGAAACTTTGCATGGGTTTGGTGTTAATGAAGGGATTGCATTCTTTATTCTTAATCTTCAAATAGGGCTCGTTCAAGGAGGAAGCAAGGAGCATTCTCTTGTGAGTTGTCTGGTCATGTTTGTGACTTTGTCATTGCTTATACAAGATGCATTTGACATAACTGAGCCTATCCTCGGAATGCTTGGGGTTACATATGCAGGAAAATTTACAATGGCGCACTGCAGAGCACTGCTGGTGTCTTTAACCATCCTGATATTACCATGCTATCTTGTTTATGTCATATGTTCAACGTTTGCTGCAGGAACCTGGTTGTTCGTGATCATTTCCAACAGTCTTGTTACAGTTGTTCAGCTTATTGGAGCATTGAGTATCTATGGCTTGTTTGTGCTCAATGTCCATAAAGAACGAAGCTGGGAGAATCTTGATGACTATGTGTACTATATCAATGCCGTGTCCAAGGTCTTTGAGTTCCTTGTTGCACTGGGGGTGGTGGCATATAGCACATGGTCAACTGTTACAAGAGATTGGAGCCTTGTAG GTACCGGCATTATATGTATCCATGCCTATTTCAATGTTTACAGCAGAGCATTAGAGGGCTGGAACAATTTCTTATGTCGTTTGAGTGCTGTGCGTAAAGTCAAGTCTTTGCAATCTGCAACTGAGGAGCAGCTACGGCTTCACAATGACATCTGCCCCATCTGTTATGAGGACATGAAGAGTGCAAAAGTCACTAAGTGTTTGCACTTTTTCCATGGGAAGTGTCTGAAGAAATGGTTATATGTTAAGAACAAGTGCCCACTGTGTCATACAGACATTACCCCCAGTGACTGA